Below is a window of Gossypium hirsutum isolate 1008001.06 chromosome A12, Gossypium_hirsutum_v2.1, whole genome shotgun sequence DNA.
ttttgttaaaaaattattaatttttactattaaaaaattaatctaagtAAGAGACACATGTATTTTTATctatagaaatagataaaaaaaattaatagaactaGATAAAAATTTCTGTTATATAATCTAACAAGAAGTAAAAAATCTCAATAATATTTTTAACGATATATGGCGCATGCGTTTTTCACTGTTGGTGATGATCGGCTCGATGAACGGTGGGTCCGCCATGACATGACATGTGCATTTTTACGACATCAATGGCTACTAGTGTTTATACTATTCCTACACATGTACGTGCGAATCAATGACTAAATAATGTAAGTGTAGAACCATACTGAAAAATGGAAAGCATCATTTTGCACACATTTGTTGTTGCCCATTCTTTTTTATAGTCATGTACTTTTTAAATGAATACATGAACTTATTTACGTTAGAAAgttaactatttttattataatagaaaaactattatttttataaaataaagtaaattatataattttaattaattaataaatggtcagaaaaaataaaatgaaacttttCTTAAACTATTTTAACTAAGTTGGAattctaaaattattattgttaaaaaaaaattactttagaaTTCCAAATATCATTCTTAAATTGTAAAAtggtttaagaaaaaaatttcttaaactttactcataatataccaaatatttttctaaagaatattatttaacttataaaaatatatataaagcgTGGATGCTAAGATATGCTAATAATAGGATTGAACAATATCCATAAAAAGCGATTGAATGGTAATGGGAATACCTAAATCTTAAATCATGATAAAAATTCCATATGCATAGCAATTATGATggtttccttttatatatatatatatatggtccaTGGTTTGAAGGAGGCATGCATCAACAGTGAAGGGACTGAAAAACCCTTGAGCTCTGCTCCTATTTATAGGAGGGGAAGGCGGTTGAGTTCAAGTCATGGAATTGAGAACTGAAAACCTCTGAATATATATTTGTGGGAGGAGTAGACACGACGTGATATTGGTTCGGCTCATCTTATTGTGATTAAAAATTTCAAGGCGAGCCGAATCAATATCACTCATGTatgcttttttattattattatcggtttaaaaaaaagaattccAGAAAATTTACTGTATTTACTGCAAAATCATGGTACGGATTTAACCATCCATTTCTTTGATCTGTTCGTGAATTTTATCTTCTAGGTGAGAGTCAACTTCTTCATATATCCAGTCCCCATACAATCTTTGGATCTCTTCCACTTCCTCATgcttcaatttatatatatacatatacaaatatataatcaGCCTCGTCCGAAGAGACCAAGTCAGCTATTAGTCAAGGACTAGCTTGCCAGCCTAACTCGCCTAGCATAGCTCTTGCTGCTCAACTGCTGCGCACTCAAACATGTGGAACTCATCTCTCCAGCCTTGCCAAATCAAAAGGTCATGTCCCTCTCCTACATGGCCGATACGTGAAGCCCATCAAGTCTTTTCCACATCATGTCACCAAATCCATCAAGTCCAATTGCTGCCTAGCTAGAAAGGTTATCTCTACTCCCCAGCCACTTACCAGGACAAACCCCCCTCTTGCAGGAAATGGGTACACTCCAAAACTCTACCAAAATTTCTCCGCAACACCATTCAACCTCTCCTCTTACGACTCTCTGCACGACCTCGAATGCCGCCATTCTCACCCTTCAacttttcattatatcaatatatatatatgatctctTAAACATGTTTGTAGCTTAAATTATGTATGTGATGGAATagaaattaaattagggtttgaTCTTTAACTCAGCGTATAAAAATTAAGATCGATTATATCTCCTTTTACAAATGAAACTTGTCTTTTAAGCACTGTGTTGTGATTAACTTAATGCACATTAGAAGTAGTGGCCAAAATCTGTGCATAATTTTTACTTCACTGAATAACGAAAATCTTATCCATGCATATCAATCCCTTATAACACATCCAAAAATATCATGATCTAACTTCAAAATCCTTTGCAGTACTTTTAATGTATGTCTCAAGTCTGACTAGATCAATGACATTTTTTCTCCCTATGAAACAACTGTTacaagttaaaagtcaaaacataccaagtgttaaaacatgtcaaaattaaTCAATATGAAACTTTAGCCTGCCATAAACTTTTCTTTTTTGGGCATTTTCGTTAGACTAATTTTTGGAGAAAATACATTATATAATGCAATAAAGGTTAGGCTATCGTTATACCAGTTGACAAAACATGTCACAGATGAAGAACCAACATCTGGTATAAATTGTAGCTCTCAGGGATTGACAATTTCGCTAAAAAAGACTTGACATAGCCGAGGATGCAGGGCCAACAAAATCATTACCTTACATACTTGCCTAGCTTGGACAAAGGGCCAACCAATCATTATGCATTTCCATGCAATGGGTAGCCTGTTAAGCGGTCAAAAATCAGGTATAAATACTCACTCCCACACTATAGATTTTTTAGACTTTTGTTATCATAAGCTATTATTTTCCTCTTCACACCTCTAATATACATTTATTGATCTTACAATTTAAGGTGATCATTGTTTGGGTGTGGATTGTAGGATTTGAGCTTAAAACACCGACAGTTTCTTTCAAGAGGAAAGGCAGAGGCTCAACGCTAAGTTCAGTGGAGTTGCCAAACTttaaacctttaacatttttatctattATAAGGATTGAACCAAATTAGTTTTACTATTAAATAGGTTAATGTGTAAAATTTATCACTatactttattttgattaatattttcCATTGTACTTTAGGGTTAAAAATTGATATACCACTATGTTTTAACTTTATCTTGAATTttgtagttttaatttttattgatttttgtcgttttaatttttttattgaattttatcactaaaatttaatttttattaaattgtactatttaaatttaatttaaaataaattgaagacaaaatttaataaaataataatttaatttaatacttaaattattaaattaatataacactgaaaattaataaaaaaatatttatatataaaaaagtaaacttaatatttttaaaatttttattttcaagtatttcttttaataaataaaattctaaataaaatttactatttttaatatttataaaataattaatattaattattaaaataaaattttattgttaaaatttatttttaaatcatcaaaattaatattaagtAGTAAAagctaattaaaattaaaattaatgaaaaaattagtaaaattaaaagtttagtgataaaattcaatcacataatcgTTGTGAggaaaatttaatcatatttataaaatataatgacaagtattaatcaaaataaaatataatgataaattttaatattcacaAATAGTGTGGTGACAAACTTACATTTTAACTCAAGcttaatttttgtattattaaaaagaatcaaataattgaaataaaattaacatttattattaaaaaaacttaaaaattattttttagttttatagttgaatttcaaacaaaatattttattgtaaaatcataaaaagcTTTAAAAATATAACTAATTACATCTTTTAAACAATAGATATTTTAAACAATAGATATTAGATCCCTTGAAATTTAACCCTTTTCTGTTTCTTTTCAATAGTTTAtgggataaattaattaatttaataataaaataattaatttaattcgatctCTATAATAAAAGACTTATCAAGTACATTTCAgattaattttgaagattaaattaaaatgtttaaaagtattaaataaatttaatataaaaaattttaagtttttatataagAAAAAACATCAAGAAAAATGTCAGGTTGACTTTGTCTATTAGACAGTTAACTATTGCAAGCAACATGCaatgtaaaattttcattttatttcggAGATAGGAATAGGGATCAGCGGAATTctgtttaaaataaaaaccagtaatttccaaaaattttcgCATCAAAATTTCCGCCAAATAACAACAAtggcttcctttttttttttctttcaaacaaAGCAAAAGCGTATAGCTTCAATGGATAACTCCTCGGGACTCTGTTAAAAGTGTTGTAATCTAAGAGACCAAAGCTTCAAACTTTTAAAGCCCTTTGAAGACAAATACATTTTGCTTTGATTTACCTACCAGCGATGTTGGAACCATCTTCTCAAAAACCCAATTTCTTAATCCCACAGGTGTCGCCAACTCCGGCGGCTCCACCGCCTCCAATGGCACAACCACCTCCACCACCACCGCCACCTTCTCTAGTACGCACCTACTCCGACAAGTTACTGTCTCTTCTATCCGAAAGACCTTCCCTTAGGGCGACTTCGGAGTTCGACAGTGACAGCCGTGTGTTCTTTCACAAGGTGTCGTGTAAGCTGTTCGACAACCTGGCCAGTCTCAAATTGTCGTTCATCAACGATAGCAAACGCGAGATCTCGGAACCGCAGTTGATGTTAACGTCAAAGTACTTGTCAATCCATTACGATCCTGATGAACAAAATGCCCTCATTAGGACCTCTTTTGACGTGGGTCCCATGTTGAATTTCAATGTTGCCCATGATCTCAAGGTTTGCCccttttttttggtttaaaaacacatatatatatttacttagtGGTGTTGAGTTAGTTGGTTGGCATTGTCAATGAAAATTATATAGTTTTTGTTTACTCTTTTATTGAGATGCATGGGAGGTTTGAGAGATTGTTTTTTTGGTAATATTTGATAAGATGCAGCCCGATTTGTGCATTGGAGGTGCAAGttttcatgaaattgatgaggGGATTTTACTGAAATTTTCTCTCATATTGATTCTTGAAGAccattttgttcatccttttgcATTTGGATTTTCATCTTAAAAACCTCCATTTTCTTTTAGATGATGTACTTTTTGGAATCTGAAAATTGTTATTGCTTCTGGAGTCAATGCTATCACTAGGGGTGTTAAAGGTGGCATTGTTGCTCTCAAGCTATTTGAGAGTTATTGACTTAAACTTGAGCtattaatcaaatcaaatttgaGCGGTTTATAAGTCTAattaaacattttgttttaatatttttttatattataaaattacatttttactcttGTTATATAGAAAGAGCTTAAGTACAAACGAGCTTAATTGAGCTTGAGTTCGATCTTAAGTACGAAAATTTATAAGCAAGCTTAATCCAGTTTGATTAAGTCTTGACCCAAGCTCTAgcttaaaaattaatgtttattcAAGTTCGAGTATTGAGCTTTGAGTTTCAAGTTGAGCTTGTGCTTGTCACTTTTCAGGTTTGGTTCGGCTCAGTTACACCCCTAGCTATCACGGttgttattttgaatatttacttcAAGCGACATGTGTTGTCcctttaatatttgtatttttctCAGGCACAACAAGGTGAGGTGTCTATGTATGCAAGCCTTCCCAGTCCCGGCTTTGGTGTCCAAGTATCatcttcttttccatattctggtTTGGTGAGTACTATTTTTGTCCTAAGTATCTTCCTGTAATAATCAACCATTTATAGCATTAAGTTCTAGACAATTGGAGACTTAAATACCTTAATGTTCTTATACTGATAGGATGACAGCACTTATTCATATTAGTCCCATCAAATATTTATCTGAACATAGAGTTTGAAAAAGTATCAGGTAATTCCCGTTCAGCCGGTTTTCCTGGTTCTGACTATAGTTTTCAAAGGTGCAACCTGTGCTTAGGCATTAGAATCCTTGTGTTTCTTGAGGCATAAGGCACAAAAGAACACAAAAGAAAAAAGCTAACTTAAGTGAAGTAAGACACAATATGTAATAATGTGTGATTTGTTActtttgtatatgtatatgtgtgtgtgtgttttgccTACAGTCTTACAAAAAAATGCGTCCGAGTCCACCAGACATATGTCCGATCAAATGTATGCTGCTTGAAAGGATAAGATGCTTTTGTTGTTTGACACTTAGATACAGTACATAGGTGCATGCCTTAACATGTGTCTGATTACTGGTATTGCTGTTGTATTTTCGTGCCTATGCATTATCACCCGTCCACCGCGCTTCTTTTCCGctttaatatatttaaacaagGTTGTAGCCTCTCTCTTTTTTGCCCTCTAATTACCTTCTGTTACTTTCCTCTCGCTGCAGCCTAGAGCAACGATTAGATTCCCGATGGGTGAAGTTACATTGGAGGAGAGAGAAGAGGCGGATGTACTGAGAACATTGTCGGTAAAGGGAATTCTTAGAGGTCAAATTTTAAACGGGGTCTGTTCCGCTCATTACGTTGATGAAGAACTGAAATTAAGATACATATATAAGGTGGTTATTCCTCATTGTTATAAAAGCTCTGCTTCTGTTCCTGTTTATGTGCAAAATTTTGAGTTTGTGGGTGTTTTCTTTTTACTAGATGGTTTCGATGTTTTTATCGAATTGCAGGATCAAGCAATGTCGTTTATCCCTAGCATTTCGATACCGTCGAATGCTGTATCATTTGCATTCAAGCGGCGTCTCAGTCCATCTGATAAACTGAGGTTAGAACGCTGCCATTTCTTCTATTTTGCTCAGGACATACCGAGCTCTTTCCGCAGTGGTGTCTGTTTTATCGAAGTGTTTTTATGATCGGTTTTCGAACTTATCCGCAGCTACTGGTACAAGCTTTATTCGAACAACTGGAGTGCTGTGTACAAGCACACATACAAGAAAAGCTTCAAGCTCAAAGCTGGATATGATTCAGAAGTCCGTCTCGGTTGGGCTTCTATATGGGTAAGTTCTTTCTATTGGCCGAACTTTGTCATCCTCGAAAGCAAGGCTCTCGTTATTTACTCGAAATAACTCCAAATATCCTCGTTTCAGGTTGGAGACAAAAACGGCAGGGCAAGGACAGCCCCGATGAAGATGAAAGTCCAGTTTATGTTACAGGTACCGCAGGATGACATTAAGTCATCGACGCTAATGTTCCGAGTTAAAAAGAGATGGGATATATTGTAGTGTAGTCCCGTGCCTGCGACATCCTCGTCTCGTTTCTCTCTTTATATTTGCAtagtttcttttttccttttacgACGCTTGGTAATGATGCTAACTGTTATATAATCACgtcattatatattttgatcATATCTCCTCTTTTTGAGACAATGCTTAAAAGTATTTATAGCCCTCTCTTCAAGTCATAAATAGAAGGACAATCTCATACATTAACAATAATGC
It encodes the following:
- the LOC107929497 gene encoding outer envelope pore protein 37, chloroplastic, coding for MLEPSSQKPNFLIPQVSPTPAAPPPPMAQPPPPPPPPSLVRTYSDKLLSLLSERPSLRATSEFDSDSRVFFHKVSCKLFDNLASLKLSFINDSKREISEPQLMLTSKYLSIHYDPDEQNALIRTSFDVGPMLNFNVAHDLKAQQGEVSMYASLPSPGFGVQVSSSFPYSGLPRATIRFPMGEVTLEEREEADVLRTLSVKGILRGQILNGVCSAHYVDEELKLRYIYKDQAMSFIPSISIPSNAVSFAFKRRLSPSDKLSYWYKLYSNNWSAVYKHTYKKSFKLKAGYDSEVRLGWASIWVGDKNGRARTAPMKMKVQFMLQVPQDDIKSSTLMFRVKKRWDIL